In Leptospira fletcheri, the genomic window GCTTTCCCAAGCAGTAATTTCGCGTACGGAATTTTCTCTTTTAATTTTCTCTCCGACAACTCCTTAGCTCTTTCCGCTAATTCGCGAACAATCAAGTCTCCTCCTTTTCCTAAGAAGATCAATCGTATCAGATTTTCCGTCGTCAGAACTCTGGAAGAAATTACGGAAGCGAATTCCCGAGAAACCTCCTTTTGTCTTTTTAAAAAAAGTCCCTGGTATTTGAAGAGGATGAAGTTTCTCGGTTCCAAGGGATGAAAGATCATGAGAATCGCTATCCAGTTTGTGACGTAACCGACCACAACCCCCATGATCGGCAGCGTCCACCATCGGTCGAAAATCTCCCAAAAGCACACCTGAAGGCAGCCTATTAGAAACCCGAAATAGATGCCCGATCGGACGATAAAATCGAATTCGGGTCCGCCGCATTTTCGAAAAACTTCCACGAGATATTTCGTATTCGGTCCCGACAAGGAAGCGCGGACGAATTCCTCTATCCCCATCACTCGATCCAATTCTTTTCCGAAAGAATGATAGACTTCGCGTATTTTGACGGGAATCTCCTCTCGAATCTCTTTTTCCAAAATCTCCTTCGATCCGGGAGGAAGCGTCGTCCAAAGAACCGGGCTTTCCGCAACGAGAACGTCTTTGACGATTTCTGCGGAGCGTACCCGTATCAAATCCGCGATCAGATCTGCGATTTTTTCGGGACGGACTTTTTTGTAGAGCTCGTACGGACGAATCAGTTTTGAAGTCAGAATTTGAGCGATCAAACCGCTCATTTTTATCGCATGATGAGGTATGATTCCCTGCCATCCCACAAAACCGAAACCGACTCTTTCGTTCGGATA contains:
- a CDS encoding DUF445 domain-containing protein, with translation MSEWNFTNSHAVQILSIFATSSFVGWFTNYIAVKMIFYPNERVGFGFVGWQGIIPHHAIKMSGLIAQILTSKLIRPYELYKKVRPEKIADLIADLIRVRSAEIVKDVLVAESPVLWTTLPPGSKEILEKEIREEIPVKIREVYHSFGKELDRVMGIEEFVRASLSGPNTKYLVEVFRKCGGPEFDFIVRSGIYFGFLIGCLQVCFWEIFDRWWTLPIMGVVVGYVTNWIAILMIFHPLEPRNFILFKYQGLFLKRQKEVSREFASVISSRVLTTENLIRLIFLGKGGDLIVRELAERAKELSERKLKEKIPYAKLLLGKAKVKEVQEKIADKVVGMVPETAERMKGYLEETLEIERIISLRLSQLPPTEFERLLHSVFREDELTLILLGALLGGLVGCVQTYILFFAP